ACTGGTGAGTAGACCCCCCCGAACGTTGCTTTGaccctaaaaaaaaagtttacgcCATGTCGTTCAGTACTGCGTGGCACTTGCGGCATTCTGCTCTTTGGCCCATTATTGGATGTAATTCAGCTTTACTTCACTAATGTTGTGTGTTTAACTGTCTTGCACAGCATTTCTCTACTTCTTTAAGTGGATTGTCTTCAGCAGTAATTTTGAAGCAATGGATGAATTCATGAAGTTAACTGTTTAAATAGTTACATACAACGCATCATGGATAAATATACAGTAGGCCCTTCAGCTGACCTGAGTAAAGCTTTTGCTGTTCTTGTCTTAAAGGAAAATGGGCTCACTGGGTCAGAAAAATTACTCTTTAAAAGGATTTGTATTTGAAGTCAATTGCTCTACTTGCTGCGTTAAAAGACAAACACTGTACCAAACTATCTAAAATTCAGACCATTCAAATCATAGTTAGAGGTATGAAAGGTGTATAATTTTTGTGCTTCATCCTTACTGAACTAATTCCCTGAATCTATTTatcaattttttaaagaaaaaaaaaaaaaggcggaaTAATTTTCATGGCTACCTGCagcctttatccaaagtaatttttcagtttacctTTTGTACTGTACTAATTTACACAAGTGCCCTTATCCACAGTACAGCAGCTCATACTACAAGGCTATGTCCTTATCTGCTGTGTTACCTGTTGGATTTCTGTACaccaggaggaaaaaagaagtcAGTGCTCTCTAGATCCTGTGTTTATGCATATTAGCGCAAGACTAACCCTCACCTGGACCTGATGGTAGATCTAACCTCATGTGACATATGTAATAGATTTTACTTGTCATTAATGTTCAACCAAAAATAAGTCAACATGTGGAAGCCATACTGTGTGTGATAAAGCATGCTCTAGGACTTAGAAGTTTTGGGAACAACTTTTAGCTACAGCAAACTGGAGTCATTATTTCCTCTATGAGTTTATCAGTAATTGGGGATCCTGCCCCACTCTTCAACAAAACTGCTTTGTATCATTGAGGTTTAAGGTCTTGCTACATTTCAGTGGGATTGAGGTTTGGTCTCTAACTTTGTAACTGCAAAATGTTGATTCTTCTCTTTTTGAACTGTTCAGTTGTACATTTAGTGGTGTGCTTAGGTTCCATGTCCAGTTTCATGGTCTGCTTTCAGTCAAGCTTTGGCTGTTGGGCACATGGTGCCACACTGTCCTCTAAAGTACTGTGGTACAAAGCGGTGTTCATGGTGGATCCAGTGATTGTGAGGTGTCCTGGGGCAGCAACACAGTGCTGACTCATCACCCTTCCACCACTAGGCCTGACAGTTGATGTGAGGTTCTTATGGTGATGTGCAGTGCTCTACATTACACCAAAACAACGGGTCTTGTGTGTCTGGAAATCATCCAGGTGTGTTTTGCAAACCTAAGGGATGCTGCGATGTTCTTAGAGACAAAGTCTTCTCTCCTGGTTGCCCTTCCTTTCAAGTTGTGTCTTTTCTTAATAGTGGATTGATTAACTCcaatatttactgtgtttgctgAGCCCTGTAGATCCTTGGATGTGGCTTTTGGATTCTTTACCTTTTTCCTGAATATTGGACAGTCTCATCTTGGGCTGAGTTTGCTGGAACACTCCCTGCTGGGTGCTCTGAACACCCCATTTGTAAATGATCCTTCTCCCTGTGGATGACAAACTCATGTACTTTGTAGCTCTTCCCGCACTGAGGTGCAGCAGTGGGAGGGATCATCGGTTACCCTTTGTCCTTGAAATGCTGAGTAAACACCAACCTGAACCTCTGGACCAAACTCTCATCGTTTCTACTGACAGAAAAGGGTCATAACCTCCTGATGACCAACTCACTGTGTTCACTTGCCTGGCAGCACTTGATTCTTATTACTTTCTTAATGGATGTGGGTGCACTTATTTTGGTTGAATACAAAATAACAATGTAAAATTTGTTCTGGCTCCCCCCCTCCATGAGTTAGATTTGTAAAGCATTAGGTCTTGATGAGGACTTGGGTGAGTTATGTCCTACACTGGAAACTCGGTGTTAGAGTTGAAACCAATGAAAGATAGTTGACTCTTTGTAGATCACTGTACTGAGGGCTTTCTCTCAGAATTGTGTAGTCCAGGTCCCCCTTCAACAGTTTTCCACCACCCCTCCACAGCATCGGCTATCCTGTGGTGACGCTGGGCTTTGGCTTTAAGAGCTACGTGAGCTACAAGATGCGCCTGCGCAAGCAGAAGGAGGTGCAGAAGGAGAACGAGTTTTACATGCAGCTTCTACAGCAGGCACTTCCTcctgagcagcagctgctccagagGCAGGAGCGTGAGGCTGACGAAGGTGAGTCCGCTGCACAGGTGAAGGCGTCTTCAGCAGCCCTGCCTCTCTCTTACTGATTGGCAACAGATGAAGTCACTGAGCCCATCTTGATCTTGTGGACGTGTAGGTGTTGGTAGGTTGGGCTTTGTCTAGTGAAGGTTCTAACGAGCCTAAACAATGTGTCTCTACTGTCCTAAGGGTATGTTTCAGACCTATATGGGGTTCCAGTTCACTGGAGAGCTTGGCTTGGTAACCAGACTCTTCTGAAATGACCATCACAGCTgatgtcagtttttaaaatgccatgTGGTCTGGTGATGGTTATTACACTCATTTCTCCCATTGCAAGGTTAATTTGTTGTGAGGTGGTCAAATCACCTTCATTTCATCTAGGAAAATAATAGCTTTCTGGATGAAAGAAATGATATATAAAAAcgtattttttttggtttatttatttcaatttgcCTTTCTCTGACTTTGCAGTCCAttgaaaaagcattaaaaacaccTTATTTTCAATTACTCTAGGAGACATTTCAATAATTTGGCTCAGGATCCTTATGATATAAAAAGTAAAGTTCACAAGGTTATTCatttctttcactctgcaaggCATACAGACACCATGCCGTTAGAGGGGACGTTTGGagttactgaaaaatgtttgtttggcACAAGGTGATCTTTATTTGATCTTGAGATTATGATTGACagttaaaaacatcattgatCCAAGATTAAATGAAAGCTTTATTCATACTAGTGGTCATTGTTTCCAGGGTATTGTTGAGGTCAGTACCCCAGATTCAGCTGGAAAACTGCTAGACTGATGCCACAGAGGAACCAAAGCATTTTCAGTTTGAGAAAATTGTGTTTCTCTCATCAAGCTTCTTATGCAAATATAgttgcaaatattaaaatacctGTTGTACAAGCGAACTGACCATCTAACTGCGAAAATGTCAATGTCATTGAATTGGGAAAACTTGTATGAAAATGGATATTATATTTTCCTAAGCTGTTTcagcagttgagggtaagttTTTATGATGGTTATTTACGTGGAAGTGCGGTGTTTGACTGTGCAGGCCTGATTCATGTTGCACATATAGCACATGGTGCCTAATACAATCGTAAAATATAATCCTTTAATCTCATACAATTCATCCACGtgaagacagctggtagtgtagtgctaaggactactgcctttggacccagagatcACAAGTTCAATTGCCACCTCCGACTatagtacgcttgagcaaggtgtgcataaaattgctccagtaaaattacccagctgtataaatgggtaaataattgtaggactgtaagttgctttggaaaaaaagtgtagctaaatgaataaacgtaaacttGGGTGACTGGATATTGGAGTGACAGTCCAGTGTGtcacaatattaatttttaaatatttttccatatatatgaAGCGTTCAAAAATTAATTGGCAAAATTACACCtaaattgctaaaaaaaaaaaaaaacactttaaatatttgcagtaaTTTTCAAGCATATTTCAACTCTTACTACATAACTTAAACGTGTTTTTTGGAAATCCATCAGCCTCCACTGTCTCTGAgattttttggtaatttttctCTCTAGCCGTTGGAATACTGGGCAAAActaaatacaatttgtgcaaaaGTAgcttgaaataaatgtttttcacattAGCAATTACTTTAACTTACACATTTTGTgtacatgtataaaaataatttaataaaactcCCTATTCGTGAGCTGGGTGTGGGTAATTAACAAttgtcccccccaccctcaaACCACCACAGGTGTGTCAACCAAAGGGGTCTCGGACGTGGACATCCCTCCCATCTCGCAGAATGGCGCTCCTGCTGGCAAGAAAGCTTTGCTGCCAGAGCTCGAGTACCGGGATAAAGGGAGGGAGCACAAAAAGCAGAGTGTGGGCATAAACAATAACATCCTGCAGGCAGTGGACTCAAGGCTTCAGGAAATCGAGTACATGGAGAACCAGCTGAACAGCAAGAGACTGAATAACGAGCTGGCGGGCAGCACTGAAAGCCTGCTTCTAAAGGAGGAGGTGGCCTCTGGAAGCACTGCCTCCAAGAACTACAAGAACTCTGCTGGGGGCATAGCCAACTCATCGCCCCGCGGCCACAGCGCCAGCAACGGCACCGTGCCCATCTCCACCtactcctcctcttcctcctcctccaacaagaatgagaagaagcagaagttCCCAGGCAAGGGCCTGGCACCCCACAGGGACGTCATGGAGAACTGCATCCCCAACAACCAGCTGAGCAAGCCGGATGCACTTGTACGGTAGGGAGCCCCACCCTTGTCTCCGTGCAGCCTGTCAGCAGTCGTGTTGCACTCTGCCATCCTCTCTCAGTGCTGGGGTATTTGCAGCCTTCAGTGTTGTATTTCTACATGTGCCATTTCCTCTACTCAGTTCATGTTTGTATTGTGTAATTTATTCTGCATGTGCTGTGTTCTCCTGAACCATTGAGTCACATTGTATTTACGTTGCTTTTTTCCTAAGTTTGTTTGTGGTCAGTTAGGTTTCACATTTCAATATGTCAAGTGTTCTGTAAACACAACGAACCAGTCGCTTCCACCACAATTGCACTGGATCCTCCTCTTATGAACACAGAACCTGTTTCTAActctgtttgtttgtaacttcaCAACCACTTTTACCAAAGCTCTTGACACCTGCAAGAGTTGCTGATCCATATGCTTATCCACTTCTTAACAGGCTAGGTTCCATCAAAACTGCTTAGaaagctataatgaataaaatgtatactCTGTCACATTTgaatccatctatccattatcCAAATTGCCTGTTCTGGATGATTAGACAGCAGTTACTGTGGGGTTGTGTGTACGACAGCCGCTGTGCACTGAAATGGTTATTGAGTGAGTGGGGCGCTCACTCTGCTTGTGTCGTTGTTGCTGTGGTGTCGGGTCTTGTAGGAAGCGCAAAGATGAGAGTGACTGAAAAGGCACACTCCAGTCAGTTCTCCACCATGACTGTGTGGGCGGGATTGGGGCTGGGTTCAAGAGTAAGCTAACACCACTATGGTTCTGTCCAGTATTTGTGAGATACTGTGTTCATGCTGATTAGGCATATTGCACTATGTTGTGTGTTATGAGTTTGTGCAGAAGTTATGAATGTTTTAACGCCTTGCTTAGTAAGTTAATCTTGTGTCCATGGCGCTTCCTTCAAAGAAAGTTTTGTGATCGTGAATTTTTAACTTAATTTGTTGTAAAAAGATTTCCATCATTAATCTGAGCTGATATGAACTGATGTTGTATACTTTTTGGTTTTACAGCCAGAGGGTATGTattcacatacatacatggTCTTCTGCACACCCTAGTCCGTATTACCATACCCCAAGATTTAATAGATCCCCTGTTGAATGTGATTCCCCCTGTTGGACAGAAAGTGAGTTGGCTGAAGCTGTAAAGATGAAGGAAGAATATGCCTTCGTTCAGCGTTCTTTGTCACTGTGTAAGAatagtgctctataaaaatgaattgaattgaaatacTCTCACTGAACATCTCTGTAGCACACAGTGTTAAAACCTTGTGTGGGTGGTGTCGGGCAGATGGTGCgatgtggcttttttttttttttttttttttttacaagacatttatttttaaatccacTGCTTCCTTGCAGACCCTATTGCTGACTTTGTGCTGCtgttatgtactttttttttcttttcctcccctttcccCACCCGGCTTGGTGGTTGCCTTTTGCTCAGAGCTGTGCTAGAACTATGGTGGGGAAAAatgctggtgctgctgcacaCTTTGGCCAATGAAGTGCAGGCCAGTAGTTCTCAAATGTCTCTCTGGGGATCTTGTGAGgtaataatggggggggggctgctgctgTGGGAAGTGATTATGTACATGTGGTTCAGTTGTGGGACCTCACCCCAGTGGTGTCCCTAACAGGTTAGAGCAGGACATTAAGAAGCTGAAGGCAGACCTGCAGGCGAGCCGCCAAGTGGAACAGGAGCTGCGCAGTCAGATCGGCTCgctcagcagcacagagaggaGCGTCCGCTCAGAGCTGGCCCAGCTCCGGCAGGACAACGAACTGCTGCAGAGCAAGTAAGGCTGAAAGGAGGTGGGGGCAGGAGGTGGTGGGTGAAAGGGCAGGTCACTCTGCTGGAATGACTTCCAAAGTGTGATCTGTGGAACTTGTAAATGTGCTGACACGATCTGAGTCATATTATATACCTCCTGGGACTGGAATCCTCATGGGACATCTTCCTGTCATTCACCCcaataaaattagtttttccaCAATTGCACAACAgtacaatattttttctttatatattgtccagacttaaaaaaaaaaaaaaaaaacagttggaacacaaattattgaaaagaattctttattttgatatttgaaGTGATTTACTTGCATTAAACTTAATCATGAAATTTTAACATGTTATAAATGCAGAATTGGTAAGGAGGTGCTGTAAATGCTGTGCCATCTTCCAGCATCAGTCGTTAGTTATTTTTACCTGAAATCATTGAATCAGCAAAATAATAcccaaattgtttaaaaaaaatcccataatttaaatggaatttaataaagaaaaacccttttatgtacatatttttagaTTATATATGTACTATTTACATATAGCAATATTACTGTTATGTCAAAATGATTAAAGATCACATATGACCATTCCTCCCCCATCAGTGTAGTAGGGTGAGGTACACATGTGTAGCCCACGTGTTTGCATGGTGCTGCAGTCTGACATGTGACATGCTGCATgtgtcccccccacccttcATGCAGACTTCACAGCGCCGTTCAGGCCAAGCAAAAGGACAAGCAGACCATCAGCCAGCTGGAGAAGAGGCTCAAGGCTGAGCAAGAGGCCCGTGCTGCCGCTGAGAAGCAGCTGGCTGAGGAGAAGAAGCGCAAGAAGATTGAGGAGGCGAGTGCCGCCAGGGCTGTGGCCCTCGCAGCGGCATCCAGGTACCACAGTCCACCTGCAGTCTGCTCACTTACCCATGATGCAGTGCTGCTGTATTGctatgggctttttttttttttttcacgtttATCAGAGGAACGGCTCAGCCCCAGTGTCACCCCCATTTGGTGCTTCTTAACCAGTAGCTCACCATGACAGAGTGGCTTGTTACAGTAAACAGTGAAGTTTAAACTAATGAGTTGTTTGAATGTATGGTCCCATCTTTTTAGGCTCTGAACAATTCACTTACTTAAATTGTAAATTGAACAGTTAAAATTTAGATGACATACTCTactgcactttttgtattgttctttgtgatttacgttgctttggagaaaagtgactgctaaattaataaatgtaaatgttcccaTACATGCAGTACCTAATTTATACTTAAagcaaattccttttttttgataatttatTAGTATAAACACACTAGGAAACCATTTGTATCTTTGGAGGTATCATGTGAGATCATCATGACTTCCATTTTACTTAATTGAAAGCTTATCAGGTTCACTGGAACCTTGTTTGAGTTATGCTCTTTTGTGTATGTCAGTTATCCACTAAacacttgaaacaaaaacagcagaaactcGACATCTTCAAGAGCTGCATTTAGAGTTGCTCTGCTATATATACTTGTCAGAAAatagtttttcctttttataaacaataaaactgcagcCCCTTCAAGAAAGTGTCCTAGCAGATGTCTGTGTACAGTGTATAAGCACAGTGAACGAGCGGAGCTGGAGGATGagtgtgctgtgtttttacaCAGAGGAGAGAGCTCTGACGTGCTCAGGGGCCGCATCCGTGAGCTGGAGACCGAGTGCAAGAAGCTCAGCGTGGACATGAAGCTGAAGGAGGAACAAATTCGGGAGCTTGAGGTGAAAGCCCAGGTAACACTAAGGCTCTGGTGCCTCCTTGGTTTCCCAGAAAGTGCTCTTGTATGACAAACGCTGTATCGCATTGCTTGTAGTTTCACCTGTCACTCATGGCGCTGATATTTTTGCTGACGCAGTTTCAAGCCGAAGTGTTTTTCTCAAGTGTCCATCAGTGGTGCCCCTGCTGCATTCTGAACTGCAAgtgttttgttcactttttcagTTCTCACCCTTAAATTTGCTAAGCTGCAGTGTCCAGATGAAACTGATAAATTGTATGTATGTTGCTTGTACGGTTCTGATAAGTTTAAATGGTAACATGTTGTCTCTGCTAGTTAGTGGTTTataaaagtattcagacccttgacCTGTTCTCTGCACTACATTGTAATGACCCTCCAGTGGTCAAACAGAATGAATTTTCTACTGGGGACAGTCAGTTTTTCACTGACTAAAATGAATGTTAAGATTCTTTTTAAGAATGATGTGTAAGAAATTGTACAAAGGTACAATCAGGTAACAGAGATGGAGGCTTACTAAGATATGGTGGCAGCGGGGCAGTAAGTCCGCCACAGTCCTGACAGCACCTGTTCTGATGTTTCTCTCATCAACCTCTAGGAGCTGCGCAAGTACAAGGAAAATGAGAAGGACACGGAGGTGCTGATGTCGGCACTCTCCGCCATGCAGGACAAGACACAGCACCTAGAGAACAGCTTGAGTGCTGAGACTCGCATCAAGTTGGATCTCTTCTCTGCACTAGGTGATGCCAAGAGGCAGCTGGAAATTGCCCAAGGTCTGATTCCTTCTCACCAGTGTGatcttattgtttatttttgaaagcaactTCAAACAGATATTTCCAGATGTACCCTAAAGTCAAATGGATTTCAGCTGCTGGGGAGGGGAGTTTCTCTGTACAGTCTGGCACATATGTACTAATGTACTAATCACCTAATGCACTGTTCCTTCATCTGACAGGGTCCTGTACAATGAAATACTGgcggggggtgtgtgtgtgtgtgtgtgtgtgtgtgtgtgtgtgtgtgtgtgtgtgtgtgtgtgtgtgtgtgtgtgtgtgtgtgtgcgcgcgcgcgcgtgttacactcacacatatacacacactttgtttCAAACAACAGGctttttattcagtacaatggcaCTTTTCCCAGTTGACAAGGTAATTTTAGATCCACAGCAGGTATTTTCCTTTGCCTATCATGTGTTTCACTCTACAAATCACATGAACGCTATTcttattatgtaaaaaaaaaaaaaaaacttcccatCACATTAACAGTCTCAACCAATTACAGCATTGATTTGCATATGGTAAAGCAAGCTCACAGTTAAAATAGCAGGGtggatttcatggaacaaaatATGACTTGGGTGTATATATTGTGAACACAGATGCATATTGTAAGCACATAATGTTTCAGGTACATGTTCTTTATGGTGATGCCAAAGACAGAAGTTCCCATCAGGGTTGGGAGGATCACCCCATCC
This genomic interval from Scleropages formosus chromosome 23, fSclFor1.1, whole genome shotgun sequence contains the following:
- the LOC108942477 gene encoding macoilin-1-like, coding for MKRRNADCSKLRRPLKRNRIAEGIYGSTFLYLKFLVVWALVLLADFVLEFRFEYLWPFWLFIRSVYDSFRYQGLAFSVFFVCVAFTSDIICLLFIPVQWLFFAASTYVWVQYVWHTERGVCLPTVSLWILFVYIEAAIRFKDLKNFHVDLCRPFAAHCIGYPVVTLGFGFKSYVSYKMRLRKQKEVQKENEFYMQLLQQALPPEQQLLQRQEREADEGVSTKGVSDVDIPPISQNGAPAGKKALLPELEYRDKGREHKKQSVGINNNILQAVDSRLQEIEYMENQLNSKRLNNELAGSTESLLLKEEVASGSTASKNYKNSAGGIANSSPRGHSASNGTVPISTYSSSSSSSNKNEKKQKFPGKGLAPHRDVMENCIPNNQLSKPDALVRLEQDIKKLKADLQASRQVEQELRSQIGSLSSTERSVRSELAQLRQDNELLQSKLHSAVQAKQKDKQTISQLEKRLKAEQEARAAAEKQLAEEKKRKKIEEASAARAVALAAASRGESSDVLRGRIRELETECKKLSVDMKLKEEQIRELEVKAQELRKYKENEKDTEVLMSALSAMQDKTQHLENSLSAETRIKLDLFSALGDAKRQLEIAQGQILQKDQEIKDLKQKIAEVMAVMPSIAYTADTNNLGPVAPHYSSKFMDTSPSGLDPNASVYQPLKK